The following proteins are encoded in a genomic region of Ornithinibacillus sp. 4-3:
- a CDS encoding DUF1934 domain-containing protein: MQQNGPVMIRLEMTIEDQGEKEYSKTEHAGEYFEKRHFHVLKYEEELDTGARIHNQITIQPKKVIIKRTGGIAMTQQFMKEKMTEGVYEHPHGNFHMETFTNRLKHSQFKDSEQGELHLMYTVKLNGMNERKHELKLTYQREAN; this comes from the coding sequence ATGCAGCAAAATGGTCCAGTAATGATTAGGTTAGAGATGACCATTGAAGACCAAGGGGAAAAAGAATATAGTAAAACGGAGCATGCAGGAGAGTATTTTGAGAAACGGCATTTTCATGTCCTTAAGTATGAAGAAGAATTAGATACGGGGGCACGCATCCATAATCAGATTACCATCCAGCCGAAAAAAGTGATTATTAAACGCACAGGTGGTATTGCGATGACCCAACAATTTATGAAAGAAAAAATGACAGAAGGCGTTTATGAACATCCACATGGGAATTTTCATATGGAAACATTTACTAATAGATTGAAACATAGCCAGTTTAAAGACAGTGAGCAGGGTGAATTGCATCTGATGTATACAGTGAAATTAAATGGAATGAATGAACGGAAGCATGAATTAAAGCTAACGTATCAAAGGGAGGCTAACTAA
- a CDS encoding transglycosylase domain-containing protein, protein MNKKKNFKKRKKSLLFKLISWFFIISFSAFITVCLISFILGPPPLSLKQNSAIYSDTGEKIAEVSSVSGVGQQHWIPLSEIPDHVKEAIIAVEDKHFYTHHGFDYFGIIRSIFINIQAATLKAGASTITQQYARNLYLTHEKTWERKWKEAFYTLRLEMHYSKEEILEGYLNTIYFGHGAYGIEAASQYFFQKNAEDLTIAESAMLVGIPKGPTYYSPLHNEERATNRQQLILDLMYQQGKITEEEWDQAKNEKLHFQESGQIKQTQIAPYFQDTVLEEAANLLHIPQEEVRTKGYHIYTTLNKELQQELEESSQLVTTNQSELEIGAMAMDPHTGAIKALIGGKDYQQSSYNRAVTAKRMPGSTFKPILYYAALEKGFNPSTSLISKPTIFQMNQEETYQPSNFNGYYANKPITLAQAIALSDNIYAVKTFFYVGLDSFIQTARNLGITSSLPNVPSLALGTASVSVKEMTTAYSIFANGGKQVEGHTIEKIVDANGKTVFTEDAKKTKQILLEENTFVITDLLTGMFDPLLNGYTTVTGAPIINELTRAYAGKSGTTPSDSWMIGYSPSLVTSVWTGYDDNRSIEKVAELTFAKRIWAAFMEVAHQQTEEEDFIPPKNVISVPIDVETGLLATPDCPNSRHTYFKKGTEPTEYCTKHLAEDQQEKDSEKGLIQRLLDFFIR, encoded by the coding sequence ATGAATAAGAAAAAAAACTTTAAGAAAAGAAAAAAATCTCTCCTATTTAAGCTGATTTCGTGGTTTTTTATCATCTCTTTTTCAGCATTTATCACAGTTTGTCTCATCAGCTTTATCCTTGGTCCCCCACCGTTATCGCTTAAACAAAATAGTGCGATTTACAGTGACACAGGCGAAAAGATAGCTGAAGTATCCAGTGTCTCTGGTGTAGGACAACAACACTGGATACCTCTTTCTGAAATTCCTGATCATGTGAAAGAAGCGATCATAGCTGTCGAGGATAAACATTTCTATACACATCATGGATTTGATTACTTTGGAATTATCAGGTCCATATTCATCAATATACAAGCAGCAACTTTAAAAGCAGGAGCAAGTACAATCACTCAGCAATATGCTCGTAATCTCTATTTAACTCATGAAAAAACATGGGAACGTAAATGGAAAGAAGCCTTCTACACTCTCCGATTAGAGATGCATTATTCAAAAGAAGAGATTTTAGAGGGATATTTAAATACGATTTACTTTGGACATGGGGCGTATGGAATTGAAGCGGCAAGTCAATATTTCTTTCAAAAGAACGCAGAAGATTTAACTATAGCCGAATCAGCCATGCTAGTGGGAATTCCAAAAGGTCCGACCTATTATTCTCCCTTACATAATGAGGAAAGGGCTACTAATAGACAACAGCTTATCCTCGACCTCATGTATCAGCAAGGAAAAATTACAGAGGAAGAATGGGATCAGGCAAAAAATGAAAAACTCCACTTTCAAGAAAGTGGACAAATAAAACAAACTCAGATTGCCCCATACTTTCAAGATACTGTACTAGAAGAAGCTGCTAATTTATTACATATTCCTCAAGAAGAAGTACGCACAAAGGGATATCATATTTATACAACCTTGAACAAAGAACTACAGCAAGAACTGGAAGAGAGTAGTCAGCTTGTAACAACAAATCAAAGTGAACTGGAAATCGGGGCAATGGCTATGGATCCTCATACAGGAGCAATTAAAGCGTTAATTGGTGGGAAGGACTATCAGCAAAGCTCTTATAACCGCGCAGTTACCGCAAAGCGTATGCCAGGATCAACCTTTAAGCCGATTCTATACTATGCCGCTTTAGAAAAAGGATTCAATCCTAGTACTTCCTTAATCAGCAAGCCTACTATTTTCCAGATGAATCAAGAGGAAACATATCAGCCTAGCAACTTTAACGGTTATTATGCGAATAAACCAATCACACTCGCACAGGCAATTGCCTTATCTGACAATATTTACGCTGTGAAAACATTTTTTTATGTAGGATTAGATTCATTTATTCAAACCGCTAGAAACCTAGGCATTACTAGTTCTCTGCCAAATGTTCCGTCTCTTGCTCTTGGGACTGCATCTGTCAGTGTAAAGGAAATGACAACAGCATATAGTATATTCGCAAATGGCGGTAAACAGGTTGAGGGACATACTATTGAAAAAATCGTCGACGCTAATGGGAAAACCGTGTTTACAGAAGATGCAAAAAAAACGAAGCAAATATTGCTGGAAGAAAATACTTTTGTGATAACAGATTTATTAACAGGTATGTTTGATCCTTTATTGAATGGCTATACAACAGTAACTGGAGCACCAATTATCAATGAATTAACAAGGGCATACGCTGGGAAGTCAGGCACTACTCCTTCTGACAGCTGGATGATTGGTTACAGCCCCTCTCTCGTAACAAGTGTCTGGACAGGATACGATGATAACCGCTCCATCGAAAAGGTCGCTGAACTTACCTTTGCGAAAAGAATTTGGGCAGCATTTATGGAGGTAGCTCACCAGCAAACAGAAGAGGAAGATTTTATACCTCCCAAAAATGTTATTTCTGTACCAATCGATGTAGAAACAGGCTTACTTGCTACACCTGATTGTCCAAACAGCAGACATACCTATTTTAAAAAGGGAACAGAGCCAACCGAGTATTGCACTAAACATTTAGCAGAAGATCAACAAGAAAAGGATTCTGAAAAAGGTTTAATTCAGCGGCTATTAGACTTTTTCATACGTTAA
- a CDS encoding YwhD family protein, with product MKFEPSPKKRQQFTIINDDSTSGHGGFGVGAISLENMSSVIIDPNEGNAYLDMNAMHARSDIERRVKYFPDKAEVPDGKLYWIAWVTTEQNDHGPFYYGVAASELRIDRPNKKAYKSLGEHVTHMEKSLKGKIIVEHMDDYSKELLANYLSSFNEDMWNNSSDSLKEALLKK from the coding sequence ATGAAATTCGAACCATCTCCCAAGAAAAGGCAGCAATTTACGATTATTAATGATGACTCCACTAGTGGACATGGTGGCTTTGGTGTAGGTGCTATTAGCTTAGAAAATATGTCTTCGGTGATTATTGATCCAAATGAAGGAAATGCTTATTTGGATATGAATGCAATGCATGCTCGAAGTGATATAGAGCGACGTGTAAAATATTTTCCTGATAAGGCTGAGGTGCCAGACGGGAAATTATACTGGATTGCTTGGGTAACAACTGAGCAAAATGATCATGGTCCTTTTTATTATGGTGTAGCAGCTAGTGAGTTAAGAATAGATCGTCCGAATAAAAAGGCATATAAAAGTCTTGGCGAGCATGTAACACATATGGAGAAATCATTAAAAGGAAAAATTATTGTTGAACATATGGATGATTATTCTAAAGAGCTATTGGCAAATTATTTATCGAGCTTTAACGAAGATATGTGGAATAACTCCAGTGATAGCTTGAAAGAAGCTTTATTGAAAAAGTGA
- a CDS encoding HD domain-containing protein yields the protein MSYQNEQMNEVKVFKDPVHRYVHVRDRVIWDLIATPEFQRLRRIRQLGTTYLTFHGAEHSRFHHSLGVYEIVQRMTNNFTDDPEWNKEDRLLCLCAALLHDLGHGPFSHSFEKVFHIDHEDFTRAIILGDTGVNKVLSRVSEDFPEKVASVIAKTYENKLVVSLISSQIDADRMDYLQRDAYFTGVSYGHFDMERILRVMRPTPEQVIIKSTGMHAVEDYIMSRYQMYWQVYFHPVTRSAEVILTKILDRAKHLYEMDYQFKLQPTHFLSFFAENISLEDYLRLDEMIVHYYFQQWQEEEDVVLKDLCARFINRRLFKYIDFDPYLQQEAYKQLEMLFAEAGIDPTYYLAVDASSDLPYDYYESAEEERVPIYLSMPNNELKELSSHSDVVEAISRKKRTDSKLYYPKDFLENIENEEIKQAIKQILFS from the coding sequence ATGAGTTATCAAAATGAGCAAATGAATGAAGTAAAAGTATTTAAAGATCCAGTTCATCGGTATGTTCATGTTAGAGATCGAGTGATCTGGGATTTGATTGCGACACCTGAGTTTCAACGATTACGTCGGATTAGGCAATTAGGTACAACATATCTAACCTTCCATGGTGCGGAGCATAGTCGTTTTCATCATTCACTAGGTGTATATGAGATTGTCCAACGAATGACGAATAATTTTACTGACGATCCAGAATGGAACAAGGAGGATCGCCTCCTATGTCTCTGTGCAGCCTTGCTTCATGATCTTGGACATGGCCCATTTTCACATTCCTTTGAAAAGGTATTTCATATTGATCATGAGGATTTTACAAGGGCAATTATTTTAGGGGATACGGGAGTTAATAAAGTGCTCTCTCGCGTTTCAGAGGATTTCCCTGAAAAAGTAGCGTCTGTTATTGCTAAAACATATGAGAATAAACTAGTCGTTAGTTTAATTTCCAGCCAAATTGATGCAGATCGTATGGATTATTTACAAAGAGATGCTTATTTTACTGGAGTTAGCTACGGACATTTTGATATGGAAAGAATCTTGCGTGTGATGCGACCTACTCCGGAGCAAGTAATCATTAAATCAACAGGAATGCATGCGGTAGAGGATTATATTATGAGTCGCTACCAAATGTATTGGCAAGTCTATTTTCATCCGGTGACACGCAGTGCTGAAGTGATTTTAACGAAAATTTTAGATCGTGCAAAACATTTATATGAAATGGATTATCAATTTAAATTACAGCCGACACATTTTCTTTCCTTCTTTGCGGAGAATATTTCATTGGAGGATTATTTGCGTCTTGACGAAATGATTGTTCATTATTATTTTCAGCAATGGCAAGAGGAAGAAGATGTTGTTTTAAAAGATTTATGTGCACGTTTCATAAATCGTCGTCTTTTTAAATATATTGATTTTGACCCGTATCTCCAGCAGGAAGCGTATAAGCAACTAGAGATGCTCTTTGCAGAAGCGGGAATAGATCCGACTTATTATTTAGCAGTTGATGCTTCATCTGATTTACCTTATGACTATTATGAATCGGCAGAAGAAGAAAGAGTACCGATTTATTTATCCATGCCAAACAATGAATTAAAAGAGCTATCTAGTCATTCAGATGTTGTTGAAGCGATTTCAAGAAAGAAAAGAACAGATAGTAAATTATATTATCCGAAAGATTTTTTAGAAAATATCGAGAATGAAGAAATAAAACAAGCGATAAAACAAATACTGTTTTCATAG
- a CDS encoding biotin/lipoate A/B protein ligase family protein translates to MNNIKEIFQDKTFRWVDHTKINTFQQIPFTSMTSFGIDDALALSISNKLSPATMRLWVHPNTVVLGIPDGRLPYVEEGVQFLTQAGYHVVIRNSGGLAVVLDEEVLNISLIIPNAKKISIHDCYDMMYRFVQYSLRDLTDQIKAYEITGSYCPGDYDLSIRGIKFAGISQRRVQDGAAVQIYLDVNGNSEKRAKLIRHFYDISLKNQETKFNYPTVEHEKMGSLAQLLGQPLTMDDMRERVQLSLIELSDNVITMPFSSYELERFQARFQQMVKRNEKLAALQ, encoded by the coding sequence ATGAACAATATTAAGGAAATATTTCAAGACAAAACATTTCGCTGGGTAGATCATACAAAAATAAACACTTTTCAACAGATACCCTTTACAAGCATGACATCATTTGGAATTGATGATGCCTTGGCATTATCTATTAGTAATAAACTGTCCCCGGCAACAATGCGACTTTGGGTACACCCCAATACTGTCGTGCTCGGCATACCAGATGGAAGATTACCATATGTAGAAGAAGGTGTACAATTTCTTACCCAAGCAGGCTATCATGTGGTAATTCGCAACTCGGGGGGGTTAGCTGTCGTATTAGACGAAGAGGTATTAAATATTTCATTAATCATTCCAAATGCAAAAAAAATCTCTATCCATGATTGCTATGATATGATGTATCGGTTTGTTCAATATTCATTACGAGATTTAACAGATCAGATTAAAGCATATGAAATTACAGGCTCTTACTGTCCTGGTGATTATGACTTGAGTATTCGGGGTATTAAATTTGCAGGCATTTCCCAGCGCCGAGTTCAAGACGGGGCAGCTGTTCAAATCTATCTTGATGTCAATGGGAATAGTGAAAAACGCGCAAAGCTCATTCGACATTTTTATGATATTAGCTTAAAAAATCAAGAAACGAAGTTTAATTATCCTACGGTTGAACATGAAAAAATGGGATCCTTAGCACAATTATTAGGACAGCCTCTTACGATGGATGATATGCGAGAGCGGGTTCAGTTATCACTAATCGAATTAAGTGATAATGTGATTACAATGCCTTTTTCATCCTATGAACTAGAACGATTTCAAGCTCGGTTCCAGCAAATGGTGAAACGCAATGAGAAGCTGGCTGCTTTGCAGTAA
- the hemQ gene encoding hydrogen peroxide-dependent heme synthase: MVEAVETMDGWYCLHDMRSIDWTAWKGASSEKRQSAIKEFEGLLTAWEAVEAAENGSHVVYKVIGQKADLMFMFLRPTMEEISDLETEINKSTFAEFLLPAHSFVSVIELSKYQPQKAGIDPETLPETQARLRPILPKWNHISFYPMDRRRHGDENWYTLEKSERGKMLYEHSKTGRKYANKIKQFITGSTGFDDWEWGVTLFANDVLQLKKIVYEMRYDIASSKYGEFGEFFIGNHLPKEDLATYLHV, translated from the coding sequence ATGGTTGAAGCAGTAGAAACAATGGATGGTTGGTATTGCCTACATGATATGCGCTCTATCGATTGGACAGCATGGAAGGGAGCTTCTAGCGAAAAACGCCAATCAGCAATTAAAGAGTTTGAAGGACTTTTAACAGCATGGGAAGCAGTGGAAGCTGCAGAAAACGGAAGTCACGTTGTTTATAAAGTCATTGGTCAGAAAGCAGATCTTATGTTCATGTTCCTTCGCCCGACAATGGAGGAAATTTCTGATTTAGAAACAGAAATTAACAAATCTACATTTGCAGAATTCTTACTTCCTGCTCACTCATTTGTTTCTGTAATTGAATTATCAAAATATCAGCCTCAAAAAGCTGGTATTGATCCAGAAACATTACCTGAAACACAAGCTCGTCTACGTCCAATTTTACCAAAATGGAACCATATTTCTTTCTATCCAATGGATCGTCGTCGTCATGGAGATGAAAACTGGTATACACTAGAAAAAAGTGAACGTGGAAAAATGCTTTATGAGCACAGTAAAACTGGACGTAAATATGCGAATAAGATAAAACAATTCATTACCGGCTCAACAGGCTTTGATGACTGGGAATGGGGCGTAACTTTATTTGCAAATGACGTATTACAATTAAAGAAAATTGTTTATGAAATGCGTTATGATATTGCATCTTCTAAATACGGAGAATTTGGTGAATTCTTTATTGGAAACCACCTCCCTAAAGAAGATTTAGCGACTTACCTACACGTTTAA
- a CDS encoding cell wall hydrolase yields MAVIAANEEQVALLARLMRAEAEGDGQLGMLMVGNTGINRVLADCLDFSNVRTITDMVFQSPGGFEATQKGYFYQRARDIDIELARRVIRGEMFHPATSSLWFFRPEGNCPEQWFGQWNTGRYKAHCFFAPTASECPQVYR; encoded by the coding sequence TTGGCTGTTATTGCAGCAAATGAAGAGCAAGTTGCACTACTGGCAAGACTAATGCGTGCAGAAGCTGAAGGTGATGGTCAGCTAGGAATGCTAATGGTTGGAAATACAGGTATTAATCGTGTTCTAGCAGACTGTCTAGATTTTTCAAATGTCCGCACAATTACAGATATGGTTTTTCAAAGCCCCGGTGGATTTGAAGCAACACAAAAGGGCTATTTTTACCAACGTGCGAGAGATATAGATATTGAGCTTGCTAGGCGCGTTATCCGTGGTGAAATGTTTCATCCAGCAACGAGTTCACTTTGGTTTTTTCGACCTGAAGGAAACTGTCCAGAGCAATGGTTTGGCCAATGGAATACAGGTAGATATAAAGCACACTGCTTTTTTGCTCCAACCGCTAGCGAATGTCCTCAAGTATATCGATGA
- the gerQ gene encoding spore coat protein GerQ, whose protein sequence is MNNQNQVNRSFPYPYPVFPYYYPQSQPVYHPSFSPRQPHQQVQENVQRFEENQVTESAGEYQEATEAREAQFSHDVQQEREMPSSDGHIQGMLPMQQSYIENILRLNRGKRVVVYMTFPDKNQQTFTGNIEAAGRDHIILSDPDSNERYLLLMIYLDYVLFEERINYHLPQANPNANFFTTSSPR, encoded by the coding sequence ATGAATAATCAAAATCAGGTAAATCGCTCTTTTCCTTATCCATACCCTGTCTTCCCTTATTACTATCCACAATCACAGCCAGTATACCATCCGTCCTTTTCGCCGAGGCAACCACATCAGCAAGTTCAAGAAAATGTACAAAGATTTGAAGAAAATCAAGTGACTGAATCAGCAGGGGAATATCAAGAAGCAACTGAAGCACGTGAAGCTCAGTTCTCACATGATGTCCAACAAGAGCGAGAAATGCCATCTTCTGACGGCCATATCCAGGGCATGTTACCAATGCAGCAATCCTATATTGAAAATATTTTGCGTTTAAATCGTGGCAAAAGAGTGGTTGTTTATATGACCTTTCCTGATAAAAACCAGCAAACATTTACGGGGAATATAGAGGCAGCAGGTAGAGATCATATTATATTGAGTGATCCTGATTCTAATGAAAGATATTTACTGTTAATGATTTACCTAGATTATGTTTTATTTGAAGAAAGAATTAATTATCATCTGCCACAAGCTAACCCAAATGCCAATTTCTTTACAACATCTTCTCCTCGTTGA
- a CDS encoding DUF423 domain-containing protein encodes MKIFLLLGAINGFLAVALGAFGAHGLEGKLTDKMLNTWEKAVQYQMFHTVALFITGLLMMKIQSAGMVWAGWSFFAGILLFSGSLYLYSITGTKILAMITPFGGVLFLVGWVLLGYAIMKYIS; translated from the coding sequence ATAAAAATATTTTTATTATTAGGTGCTATTAATGGCTTCCTAGCTGTAGCGCTAGGTGCTTTTGGTGCACACGGATTAGAAGGGAAATTAACAGATAAAATGTTGAACACCTGGGAGAAGGCGGTTCAATATCAAATGTTTCACACAGTCGCATTATTTATTACAGGGTTATTGATGATGAAGATACAAAGCGCTGGTATGGTTTGGGCAGGATGGTCATTCTTTGCAGGAATTCTGCTATTCTCAGGTAGCTTATATTTATATTCCATAACAGGTACAAAAATATTAGCAATGATTACTCCATTTGGTGGTGTGTTGTTCTTAGTTGGTTGGGTATTATTAGGTTACGCTATCATGAAGTATATCAGCTAA
- a CDS encoding YwdI family protein, giving the protein MTISNNTVLQKMMKELQEAQIQQQHNQDITIHISKIYMLCELLLDKQESGSPLDATQQEQIAMFGEIRASKEDKHEKIDHEDANGDSIFDF; this is encoded by the coding sequence GTGACTATTTCTAATAACACAGTTTTACAAAAAATGATGAAAGAGTTGCAGGAAGCACAAATTCAACAACAACATAATCAAGATATTACTATTCATATATCAAAAATTTATATGCTATGTGAATTATTATTGGATAAACAAGAAAGTGGTTCACCGCTGGATGCAACTCAACAGGAACAGATAGCTATGTTCGGTGAAATACGAGCAAGTAAAGAAGACAAACATGAGAAAATAGATCATGAAGATGCAAACGGAGATTCGATCTTCGATTTCTAA
- a CDS encoding arsinothricin resistance N-acetyltransferase ArsN1 family A, whose amino-acid sequence MNIRKVEAKDLSEILNIYNQGIEDRVATLEVKLKNQEDIDSWFLQHQNRYVGLVAEDEKTNIIGWSAINPYNSREVYKGVGEVSIYIHRDFRGQGVGQKLLKQLEIEALNHDFYKLVLFTFPSNDLGQGLYNKLQYRQVGIFKNQGILDGKFVDVMAMEKIINENM is encoded by the coding sequence ATGAATATTAGAAAAGTAGAAGCAAAAGACTTATCGGAAATATTAAACATTTATAACCAAGGAATAGAGGATAGAGTCGCTACGCTTGAAGTGAAGTTAAAAAATCAAGAAGATATCGATTCTTGGTTTCTCCAGCATCAAAATAGATATGTTGGGTTAGTTGCAGAAGATGAAAAAACAAATATCATCGGCTGGTCAGCCATAAACCCTTATAATTCTAGAGAAGTTTACAAAGGGGTAGGGGAAGTTTCTATCTACATTCATCGAGACTTTAGAGGACAAGGGGTGGGGCAAAAATTACTGAAGCAACTTGAGATAGAAGCATTGAATCATGATTTTTATAAGTTAGTTTTATTTACTTTCCCATCTAATGATTTAGGTCAAGGATTATATAATAAATTGCAATATCGCCAAGTAGGAATATTTAAGAATCAAGGAATTCTTGATGGTAAATTTGTAGATGTTATGGCGATGGAAAAAATAATTAATGAAAATATGTAA